The DNA sequence tatatatatatatatggggttttacgtgccaaaacgaccttctgattatgacgcacgccgtagtggaggactccggaaatttcgaccacctgtggttctttaacgtgcacctaaatctcagtacacggctgtattcgcatttcacccccatcgaaatgcggcctccgtggccggtatatatatatatatatatatatatatatatatatatatatgttctgagGCTGCCTTTGACAGGAGTGGAATAGATTTGTTTGGTAAGTTGACACCTGTACCTTGAGGTGGctcattctcaatgagatacaaggaggtCACAAAAGCATATGTTTCAACTGAGAATTTGTGAACTAAACGGGTAAATTTTCTTGTTGACAAGGCTGGCCAATCAAAGCAAGTTTTAATTGGTGATATGCTCGCAGTacgggaataagcagctacaataagaTGTACAGGTTCGTTTTGTATGCCCTCAAGTaaatgagagttgtgttttttgtaggtatatTCCAGATTGACGAAGCATACTCCATTCTTTTGATCTCGCAAACctattatacagtataagtttaagggaagcagtaGTCCaggaaaacttgcagcacaaagaGCCAAGTGTTGGATTATCAGCATTAGTCATATCGTTGATGTGCATTTGCCTTGAGAGATTATTAGTACTATAGATACCTATGTACATGGTGTTTGATAAGAACATAATGTTTATATTTTGTAGGTAACTGTGCTAAAAGGAGTAGGTATAATGTgaaaatttctttattttacctTTACTGGTGTTACATTTTTAGCTAGTGATGACACTCCAAAGCGACATAAGTCTGTTTGAAGCGAAACAGAACTGCCAGGgtttggttgtttcacgacaaaACACACAGCAATCAGTATGAAGTTTAATTTCATGCATTAAGTTCTTTGGTTTAtataaaatgagaaaaatcaagggcctaaccactcagcattgtggcatgccagaagttacgaaagacagatttgtgaattggagttaTTATGTACAAATTGTGTTTGGTCAcaaagaaagcattcagtgaattttagtaatcGCATGTGAATCAATATTGAGTTTGCTTAACTTCAGGAAAAGGGGGCAATGGCAGAAAGCATAAGACTTTAGAAAGCTAAAAAGATACTTTAAACGCAATAACCATTCAACAGAAGAGATCAAGTTTGTGAACGTGACATCAGTTGTGTTTTGCGTGAGAGAGAAGGTGCTTTTGGGCAACCATGTTGAAATTTGCTGGAGAAGATTTGTGACTCAATTTAGGATTCTtgtggagattgaaataaatgatgtggCAGGGTGCTTTGGCTTGGAGATCAAGGCCAGTAATTGTCCCACTCAAGTGTCTCTTACAATATTACTGTGGCACGTCACCACGTTCATCATGTTCTAGAAGGGaatgctaatctgtgtaatgTATCTGTCGAATGCCAACAACAGTATGATGCTGACGGTGTGACAATGATGGCGTGATCGACGATGAGATGACAATGCTGAAGCCACCACACTGAGGCATAACGACGGTGGGATGAGGAATGCATGCATGACAACGACTGCGTATCTACTACACAGCGTGAAAGCAGTGGCATCCGAGGTGTGACATTACGACTAATTCAAAATGACAGCGCAATGCTGACAACAGAGTGAAGACTGTGAACGGTGATCATGGATGCGCCCgcttggcaactaaagaaaaaatcAGAGGACAGCTAAGCACTTATTTGAGTTGTTACTGTGTTCTGTACAGAAGCCGAGGGACGATGCAGACTACCGGCAAGGCGGAAACCAAAACAATGTTTATTCCCACTCCCCAAAGCCGCTTATAAATACAAGGTCATTTCAGATAGTAGCGCCACCTTATATACACAGGTGGCGACCTCTACATCTCTCCTTTTCGTCTCTTATGGGACAGAGACCCTATAAGTCCAACCATCGCGGTGGTCTCAATATTCGACCGCTGTGAGTCTGTGTCACCGTTTCCTGCGGCGTTACTTCTGGCTGCGTTGTATCTTCTTGGGGTGCTGCAGGCTGCATGACCTCGGGAGGGACAGGCGAAGAAGCTGCCAGTTGAGCTGGGGTCGCTTCCGATGAATGAAGTACCAGGTGTCGACGATTACGCTGAAGGACGCCTCTGAAGTTCTGAACAAGGTAGGACCGCGGACGCTGGGCCTGCGAGAGTACTTCACCATTGCAGCGTGCGTCAGTGACCCATACATAGTCTCTAGGACTCAGAGGGGCCAATTGGCTTGAAGCACGACGGCGattgtaggtcatcgcttgccaTGCCTTGTTCCACGAGTCCTTTTCCCTGAAACTTGTGTGGCACGGCAACGACGGCATTAGTTGTTCCGGTAATTTCGGGAGACGAGTTTGTAATTTCCTTCCCATCAGGGCTTGTAATTTCCTTCCCATCCTTCCCATCCCAGCCGGGGAAATGCCGTTGGGGCCCGGCGTGTCACGGTACGACAGTAAGGCAAGGTAGGGATCAGGACCTTTGAAGAGCAAGTCTTTCACTGTGCGCACCATGCGCTCTGCCTCTCCATTGCTCTGGGAGTACCTCGGGCTGCTGGTTTCGTGACGGAAGCCGTATGACCGCGCAAACTCGGCGAACTCGTTGGACATAAACTGCGGTCCGTTGTCCGTCCGGACGACGTCTGGTATACCGAAACGGGCAATACAGCTCTTGATCCCCGAGATGACTGCTGGTGCCGTGGTGGACCCCACGGAGACTACTTCAGGAAACCTGGAATAATAATCAACAATCAGGACGTAATCGCGCCCTCTAAGTTGAAACAGGTCGATGCCAAGGTGCTGCCCTGGTCTGTCGGGTGTCACCGTGGACAACATAGGCTCCGAACGCTGAACTCGAGTTTCGGCGCATATGACACATTGGGTCACCATATGCTCAAGATGCATGTTAGTTAGGCCGCCAAACAGACTCCCTGCCCGTTCTTGGCAGCGGCGCACTCCCTGATGCCCTTCGTGTAATAGGGCGAGAATGTCTTGACGCAAGGCTGAAGGAATGACAAGTCGTCGGTCCAGCAGAAGGATGCCGTCGTATATGCCCAATCTGTCTCTCTCCTTCCAAAATGGAGCAATCTGCAGCGGCACCTTGTTTTTGTCTGGCCATTCTTTCGTGATATACTTCATGACCGCAAAGCAGACTCCAACTTGGGCTTGGTGTATGCGGACATCTAACTGTCTTGCTACAAGAGGCGTGAATTCCTTAAACACTTCACTGACAAACAACTCCAGGGTGTCTACCGTGCGAGTAGCTGGCAAATCAGAGGGAGCTCGTGACGAAGTGTCCGCCGAAGCTAAGCGCTTTCCAGGCACATATTTCACCATGTACTGATATTGCATCAGTTTTATCCGCATTCATTGTATGCGAGGTGGCACGATTTCTAGGTCCTTGTTACCCAGAAGGGTGACTAGAGGAAGGTGATCTGCCTCTACCTCGAAGCTTAGGCCATAAAGGAACTGGTCGTACCGTGAAATGGCCCAAGTCACCGCGagaccttctttttctgtttgacTATAACGTGCTTCCGTCGGAGTAAGCGCCCTTGAAGCATACGCTACAGCCCGTCGAGTACCTTCAGGCTGGTCCTGTAGAAGTACAACCCCCAGACTGTAGAAGCTGGCATCCGCGGATACTACAGTGTGGCAGGAAGAATCGTATTTTGCCATGCATGTGTCGGAGCAAAACAGCAACTTAAGGCGTGAGAAGGCCTTTTCTTGACTGGGACTCCAAGTCCAGGTGCTATTCTTGTTTAGGAGGGAACGAATGGGCTCCGTAATGTCGGACAAGTGAGGTATGAACCGTGAGACTTGATTGGTCATTCCCAGCAATCGTCGTACTCCGCTAACGTCGGTCGGTGGCGGCAGATCTCTGACAGCCTTCACCTTGTCCGGGTCTGGTGAGATTCCATCCGCCCCTATCACTACTCCAAGAAACTTGACAGAAATGGCCCGAAACGCACACTTCTTTTCGTTAAGGGTGACACCCTCCTCCTCAAGGCGAACTAGGACTGCAGCCAGACGCTCGTCGTGCTGTTGACGATCTTTCCCGAAGATTagaatgtcatcaatcaggttcaCGACTACAGGCAAGCGCTCAAGAACCCTCGACATTAACTGCTAGAAATACTCTGGTGTCGTAGCTATACCAAAAGGGAGCCTCTTGTTATAAATGTCGTTATAAATGAGTCATAAATGCGTTATAAATGCGTTATAAACAGCGTTATAAATGTCGTGAGCTCCTGGCTGTCGGCGCTAAGCTTCACCTGATGGAAACTAGACCGCGAATCCAACCTGGAGAATACTCGCGCTTCACCCAACTGGCCGAGGATCTGTTCCACCGTCGGCAAGATGAAGCGCTCCCTTTCGATGACTTCGTTCAGCTTCGTCAGATCGACGCAGATTCTGCAGCCGCCCGATGATTTGGGCACGACTACAAGCCCGAAGCACCACTCAGTTGGGGTCGCTACCTTCCTTGTGACGTCCTGCGACTCCAGGTCGTCTAGCTCTTTCTTGACAACATCGTTTAAAGGAATTGGAATCCGCCTTGGAGCGCTCAGGGAAAATGGACGAGCGCCGGGTTTAACGCGAATGCGATATTCGGCTTGCCGAAGTTTTCCCAACCCTTGGAAAATCTTGGCTGGGGGGGATGAACGCACTCGGCCGAATCCAGGAAGCGAACAACACCAAGGGCTTCAATTGCAGGGAGCCCAAGCAGGTGAGTGCGCTGACGTTCAACCACGTACAAGGTCTGCACTGTGGACTTATTACCCCACTGTAAGGTTGCTTTAAAGGTACCGAGAACGTGCAGACTTTGTTCCCCAGTGCCCAAGACTTCTTCAAAATCATCCAGTAACCGCGGTCGGCCTGGGAAAGACGGCGAGACAACAGAGACTTCCGCACCAGAGTCTATCTTAAACTCGGCCGGGTGCCCGTTCACTAGTATGTCTATGTACCTTGCTCATCGTGAATCCACGTTGTGAAGTTCGATGGAACCCAGTCGCTCATTTGCGTTCTTTTTCATGCACACTTCGGCAAAATGTCCTAGCTTTCTACAGTAGTGGCAAACTGATTTTCTGGCTGGGCAGTCTTTTCGAGCGTAACGCTGTTGTCCACAAAAGCCACCCGATAACCTAGCCGGCTGCTCAGACTggttgcggaaacgtggcgaAGAAGTGGGCGTATCGTTCCGCAGAGCCGAGTCGATATTTAGCATTTTAGCAAGAGCGTTATTGATGGTCAATTTAGCGCGTGATAACCGCTCTTTTTCTGCGTCCTCGTGTATGCGGGCTTGGCACAGTGCTTCCTCAGCGGTGAGTTTTGTGCGCCGCCACAATTGATCATACAGTTTCTCGTCACGTATGCCTACGATGAATCTGTCGCGAACAAGGCGGTCCTCGACGAGCGGGCTGTTATAGCTGCAGCGCTATACCAGGTTGCGtaatgccgaaaaaaaaatcatccacAGATTCGCCTGGCTGCTGAGTGAGGCGGTGGAAACGACGACTTTCGTATATCTCATTTACTGGGTGCACGAAGCGCGAATCCAACTTTTCTTTGACGGCAATGAAAAAAAGCGCTTCCGGTGTTGACACCCCCAAGGACGAAAGAATGGTCCTGGCTTGCGGTCCCATAGAGTGAAGAAGTGTCCGTACCTGGGCCTCGTCGCCGGCACTGTGGAGGCAAGGCCACGAAAGCGTAATCCTTGAACGTCGAAATCCACGTTGGCCATTCTCCCGGGTTTGAAAACGTGAAGTTCTCCGGTGGGCGCAGACCAGATGCGCCAGCGTGAACGATGTGCACTTTCGCGTCGGTGGTCTCGGCGGGGCTGGATTCCGTGTCAGGCATGTCGGTGTTAACAGTGGGAtcgcacttctgacaccatgttctgTACAGGAGCCGAGGGACGAGGCGGACTGCCGGCAAGGCGGAAACAAAAACAATGTTTATTCCCACTCCCCAAAGCCCCTTATATATACGAGGTCATTTCAGATAGTAGCGCCACCTTACATACACAGGTGGTGACCTCTACAGGCTGTGAAAGCatgaatgtccaattgaacgcaaCTGAGTAGTCCTTGGAGTTTTGCACTGTGAATAATGCACCCTAGAGCAACGTTGTGCCCGAACCAGCAAGCAGTAGCAACAGCAGCCttcggtgccaacgccgcatgccaccggcGTCCTGCGGGACCAGACTGAGGAAGCAGCAGCgcccaccaaggccggcaggtgGGCGCGACAGCTAAGCCCATAGGGAGAGATCCGGACCACGCGCCGGCATGCGAGAGCGAGGATGACCATCATGCCCCCCCCTCTAATGCAacacaacacctggcgcgctagagcgGCGGCAGGTGTTCCTCCGATCTGCACAGCCGAGGCGCGCTCGTTACGTGGCGTCCCAGTCAATGAGATTTTGGGTGTCGTTTCGCTGAGATGACTGACGCCGacattttcgctcaatgggccatttcatACTTTCGCATCAGTAATCGCTGCAGACTAACAATGACGACGTGGTTAAGTTGAGCTCACGTTTGCGCTTCGTCTGCACGGACCGCCCCACCTAGCTGTGTACTTTcggtactggggccaattctgtaccgTGCAAGACACTCAACCATGGAGCACCCGCAAAGATCAGGCGATGGTcaaaaaacgctgtgctttaaacatgcgCCCATAGAGTGCTCCACTATCGCAACCAGCCGATTCGCGCACAGCGAAGCGTCCGCGCGgccgcgtttgccacgtggccgtgcCTAGCAAGCGTGTGGCTGATAGTAACAATTTATGAATCGAAAGGTTGCTTCTGAATGCATATACTAAACAATTTAAAGTCCACGACACTTTCATGTGCTGCTTTGAATGAATGCATGCGGTACCGCGGTTCCCACGGTTGCCATTAccataagaaaaacgccagaagcgTTACACGGATTGCCAgaaaaacacagtgcagtaataccTAGGCCAAttcgcgtgcgtttcgtataagggccctctaattcttaaGGGGCTTTAGCGGTGCGCGGAGGCGAAAATGCacaaacacaacaatgcgcgtcatgattcaagtacacgtggcgacgtcgcacggttcacgagaacagtcaaccgcattcacacacacgcacacactacgctcaatgttggtgtgccgcgagattagatcgcgctgagagcccgaacacgatcgaggagacacgccgacacgatccataccgccgcttTAAAATGCCACGACAGTTGTACTAgctcgtagcactgaaccacaaaacacaacagtcatcgtgtaatcgctacaagacagacacactcagcggcaagaagacaGTTGGCTcgctcgtttccacacacacgcATGATGTTTAGTTGCCatgagggtcgcacgtttcagcgacgttatgtcgaaagtttttcggtccaaacgactgtcagctttcttttttacacGAATTCTTCGTTCGAAGCAATCTCTATGTGTACGtagcacacttacaagcaaaatcATTCACAGAGCAAACGGAATTAGGCGCAAGCAATCGCTTGCGCGGATAGGCACGAAACACGTGTTGCCTTGTCTCCGGCTCCGTGTTGTTCATCCGTCCTCCGACTCTTTTATGAAATGCAAGTAAATAAACATTTCACGCTCTTCTTAATTATCTGCAGATAACTTATGCTGTGAACATGTAATGTAATTTAATacgagcgcaaacgaacgaaatgtaaacatgcggaatcgaggcgatcaagcactcattccgctttcttgagcgtttttctttcagcgctcatttgaaattaaagaacTAGTTgtagcagttcgggcccttctttcgtttttcaccacagtcaggcaccagtaggcTTTATTTCCGCGCATGTGCAGATGTTTTTCCCCTCATGAATGCCGCGGCACCGCTGTTTAGTGTGGGCACCGTCTGCTAGAAACTTCCTAGgaggcgcgcgcggcagatgtcgcttcAAACCCCTccttaaaccccatgagcgcgattttgagCGCTACAGCGACGagtgacggcttcgagcgacggatcgggccgtcgcttaaagtataaaccccatgctaGCGATTGTTGGCGCGACaacgacaagcgacgcgatggggatggctgtcgcgttcgctcgtcgcccagaagtcacACTCCAAGCGAGCGACCGCTTCGCGCGACAGCTcctccagtgttgccggtatgagttAGCGCCAAACCTGGCGTGACACTTGCTATAATTATTAGGGTTGATTTGTTTGGCTGTACAAAACagcataaagtatttctgaaggtcttacAATGGGTTTATTTTGTTTACATATCAAAATTTGGTAGTTTGCTCGTTCCATTTGTATACTGAGAAGCGCGCACGTGAGCAACCGGGTGGTACGTCACTAATGTACATCCTGTTCCGGCTGcctactattggctagtcgctcatagcacttccgggcgacgagcgacgaattctagatttgcagaactgagcgatcgcgcgacaagaccaagcgatctgttcgagcgacggcccgatccgtcgttcgaagccgtcgctcgtcgctgacGCGCACAATATCCCGCTCTTCGATGAATTGAAACACACTTTGTATCCTGTGTGTTAAATTCTGAAAACTGGACGTCGCCAGGAAATGTTTGGAAGTCGTATATAGAACTTTGTCAAAGCTGTAGAGCAAC is a window from the Dermacentor variabilis isolate Ectoservices chromosome 3, ASM5094787v1, whole genome shotgun sequence genome containing:
- the LOC142575039 gene encoding uncharacterized protein LOC142575039; the encoded protein is MLSTVTPDRPGQHLGIDLFQLRGRDYVLIVDYYSRFPEVVSVGSTTAPAVISGIKSCIARFGIPDVVRTDNGPQFMSNEFAEFARSYGFRHETSSPRYSQSNGEAERMVRTVKDLLFKGPDPYLALLSYRDTPGPNGISPAGMGRMGRKLQALMGRKLQTRLPKLPEQLMPSLPCHTSFREKDSWNKAWQAMTYNRRRASSQLAPLSPRDYVWVTDARCNGEVLSQAQRPRSYLVQNFRGVLQRNRRHLVLHSSEATPAQLAASSPVPPEVMQPAAPQEDTTQPEVTPQETVTQTHSGRILRPPRWLDL